One window of the Diospyros lotus cultivar Yz01 chromosome 12, ASM1463336v1, whole genome shotgun sequence genome contains the following:
- the LOC127786589 gene encoding photosystem II reaction center W protein, chloroplastic has product MASLTAFTPTSSVTRAALVQKRAVAAPSSVLGLPAMAKKGKVRCSMEGESRSSKLGMEAAAASWMAAVSAATISSPAMALVDERMSTEGTGLPFGLSNNLLVWILAGVFGLIWAFYIVYTSSLEEDEESGLSL; this is encoded by the exons ATGGCTTCCCTCACCGCTTTCACTCCAACTTCATCAGTAACACGCGCAGCCCTTGTTCAGAAGAGAGCTGTAGCAGCCCCCTCTTCCGTCCTTG GGTTGCCAGCAATGGCGAAGAAAGGGAAGGTGAGGTGTTCGATGGAGGGGGAGAGCCGCAGCTCGAAGTTGGGAATGGAAGCTGCTGCTGCATCGTGGATGGCTGCAGTTTCCGCAGCAACCATATCGAGCCCAGCCATGGCTTTGGTGGACGAGAGGATGAGCACGGAGGGAACCGGGCTTCCCTTCGGGTTGAGCAACAACCTTCTGGTATGGATCCTGGCGGGCGTGTTTGGTCTGATCTGGGCCTTCTACATCGTCTACACTTCCTCCCTTGAAGAGGATGAAGAGTCCGGATTGTCTCTCTAA
- the LOC127786502 gene encoding probable galacturonosyltransferase 6 isoform X2, with translation MKQIRRCTRIFILCFLSVSVFVPIFLLTNVLKNFDSRASEGFIGDLSSIKYRTDTIKLHAIEKEGGESLKEPPEVVYKDSDFSSVVDRGSSDGTITSVQSKNAKSSMGTSQGMKQDSQSTQWEQRSLTFGQEELSKQMTLQYNQKLQSQSRRLLDVKLKEAKDQLIRAKVYVRFALMASNSHLVKELKLRIKELERAVGDSRKDSDLSNSASKRMKAMEATLSKASRVYSDCPAMAKKLRAMTYSAEEQVRAQRRESKFLVQLTGRTTPKGHHCLSMRLTAEFFALQPEERQFPNQQRLHDPELYHFAVFSDHVLACGVVVSSTVSTSREPEKIVFHVVTDSLNLPAMSLWFLLNPPGNATIQIQSIDNFKWLTTMYGAALQKENSHDPRYTSALNHLRFYLPDIFPMLNKIVLLDHDVVVQRDLTELWSINMNGKVNGAVETCQVGEPSFRRMDMFVNFSDPMVARTFDREACTWAFGMNVFDLQEWRRKNLTKVYHKYLQLGYKRPLWMAGSLPLGWVTFYNHTVGLDRTWHVLGLGYEPGAKETDIEQAAVIHFDGVLKPWLDIGLEKYKDYWRRHVNYDHSYLQQCNIQR, from the exons ATGAAGCAGATTCGTCGGTGCACGAGGATATTCATCCTCtgttttctctctgtttctgttTTCGTTCCAATCTTTCTACTCACCAATGTGCTCAAGAACTTCGATTCACGAG CGTCGGAAGGATTTATTGGAGATTTATCGAGTATT AAATATAGGACAGATACTATCAAACTGCACGCAATTGAGAAG GAAGGAGGGGAAAGCTTGAAAGAGCCGCCAGAAGTTGTGTACAAGGATAGTGATTTTAGTTCTGTGGTTGACCGAGGTTCATCTGATGGGACTATAACATCTGTCCAATCCAAAAATGCCAAAAGCAGTATGG GTACTAGTCAGGGGATGAAGCAAGATAGTCAGTCAACTCAGTGGGAGCAACGGTCGTTGACATTTGGTCAAGAG GAACTGTCAAAACAAATGACACTTCAATACAATCAGAAGTTACAGTCTCAGTCAAGGAGGTTATTAGATGTGAAGTTAAAGGAAGCGAAAGATCAATTGATTAGGGCAAAGGTGTACGTGAGATTTGCACTAATGGCTAGCAACTCTCATTTAGTAAAAGAGTTGAAATTACGAATTAAAGAGCTAGAAAGAGCTGTTGGTGATTCTAGAAAGGATTCTGATTTATCAAACAG TGCTTCAAAGAGGATGAAAGCCATGGAGGCTACCTTGTCAAAAGCTAGCCGTGTTTACTCAGACTGCCCTGCCATGGCCAAGAAACTCCGAGCTATGACTTACAGTGCAGAAGAACAGGTTCGGGCGCAGAGAAGAGAGTCTAAATTTCTTGTGCAGCTTACTGGAAGGACCACTCCCAAAGGCCATCACTGCCTGTCAATGCGGTTGACTGCTGAATTCTTTGCCCTGCAGCCCGAGGAGCGGCAGTTCCCTAATCAACAGAGATTACATGATCCTGAACTCTATCACTTTGCTGTCTTCTCTGACCATGTGTTGGCTTGTGGTGTGGTTGTGAGCTCTACTGTTTCCACCTCTAGG GAACCAGAGAAGATAGTTTTTCATGTAGTGACAGATTCTCTAAACCTCCCGGCAATGTCGTTGTGGTTCTTATTAAATCCTCCCGGAAACGCCACTATACAGATCCAGAGCATAGACAATTTTAAGTGGTTGACTACCATGTACGGTGCAGCTCTGCAGAAGGAGAACTCTCATGACCCAAGATATACCTCTGCACTGAACCACCTCCGTTTTTACCTGCCAGACATTTTCCCTATGCTGAACAAGATTGTGCTCCTTGACCATGATGTGGTTGTACAGAGAGACTTGACAGAATTATGGAGCATCAATATGAATGGGAAAGTAAATGGAGCAGTGGAGACTTGTCAGGTAGGTGAGCCTTCATTCCGTAGGATGGATATGTTTGTCAACTTTTCAGACCCAATGGTAGCAAGGACATTTGATCGCGAGGCATGCACATGGGCATTTGGCATGAACGTTTTTGATCTTCAAGAGTGGAGgagaaaaaatttaactaaGGTTTACCATAAATATCTGCAATTG GGATATAAGAGGCCGTTGTGGATGGCAGGCAGCCTGCCGCTAGGTTGGGTCACCTTTTACAATCACACGGTGGGATTGGACAGGACATGGCATGTCCTTGGGCTTGGTTATGAGCCAGGCGCCAAAGAGACAGACATTGAACAAGCAGCAGTGATACACTTTGATGGAGTTCTGAAGCCATGGTTGGATATTGGACTAGAGAAGTACAAAGATTATTGGAGGAGACATGTCAACTATGACCACTCTTATCTCCAGCAGTGCAATATTCAGAGATAG
- the LOC127786562 gene encoding uncharacterized protein LOC127786562 isoform X1: MCFRRRPISPLAARRQPPTDVASADPSRSSPPTANPRRIDSPLSPLWLPPSLSARVADLVRSGRQWASLHTLETKRLEYLNRPNMFYLSEIEHTLRLPPSLLDLPLHDAIKGELEGLFLDKVIANLGLCISVYDIRSIDGGFIFPGDGASTYTVRFRLVMFRPFVGEVIVAKLKESDANGLRLSLGFFDDILIPAHLMPNPSHIEPDPENQKQLKWVWEFEGANYPIDEIDEIRFRVQNVNYPKIPIEQEKLSTPIEEEKQSNPVKEKQSKPFAPMVITGSLDADGLGPVSWW; the protein is encoded by the exons ATGTGCTTTCGCCGCCGGCCCATCTCGCCGCTCGCCGCTCGCCGCCAACCGCCGACCGACGTTGCGTCCGCCGACCCATCTCGCAGCTCGCCGCCAACTGCCAACCCTCGACGCATCGACTCACCTCTCTCGCCGCTCTGGCTGCCGCCTAGCCTCTCGGCCCGAGTTGCAGATCTGGTGAGATCTG GCAGGCAGTGGGCATCGCTTCATACTCTAGAGACTAAGAGACTAGAG tACTTGAATAGGCCTAATATGTTCTACTTGAGTGAAATTGAGCACACGCTGCGACTGCCTCCCAGTCTCCTCGACCTTCCTCTCCATGATGCAATCAAGGGAGAGCTTGAAGGTCTCTTCTTAGACAAG GTTATTGCAAATCTGGGGCTTTGTATCTCCGTCTATGATATCAGGTCTATTGATGGTGGCTTTATCTTTCCTGGAGATGGCGCTTCGACCTATACG GTCCGTTTCAGGCTGGTTATGTTTCGTCCATTTGTGGGAGAGGTTATTGTCGCAAAACTTAAAGAATCTGATGCTAATGGCTTACGTT TGTCACTTGGcttttttgatgatatcttgatacCTGCACATCTAATGCCAAATCCATCCCACATAGAGCCTGATCCAGAAAACCA GAAACAATTGAAGTGGGTCTGGGAGTTTGAAGGTGCTAACTATCCTATTGATGAAATAGATGAG ATTCGCTTTCGTGTTCAGAATGTAAACTATCCTAAAATACCAATTGAGCAAGAAAAACTATCAACGCCCATTGAGGAAGAAAAACAATCAAATCCAGTTAAAGAAAAACAATCAAAACCATTTGCTCCCATGGTGATAACT ggCTCACTTGATGCAGATGGTTTAGGCCCCGTATCATGGTGGTAG
- the LOC127786562 gene encoding uncharacterized protein LOC127786562 isoform X3 — MFYLSEIEHTLRLPPSLLDLPLHDAIKGELEGLFLDKVIANLGLCISVYDIRSIDGGFIFPGDGASTYTVRFRLVMFRPFVGEVIVAKLKESDANGLRLSLGFFDDILIPAHLMPNPSHIEPDPENQKQLKWVWEFEGANYPIDEIDEIRFRVQNVNYPKIPIEQEKLSTPIEEEKQSNPVKEKQSKPFAPMVITGSLDADGLGPVSWW, encoded by the exons ATGTTCTACTTGAGTGAAATTGAGCACACGCTGCGACTGCCTCCCAGTCTCCTCGACCTTCCTCTCCATGATGCAATCAAGGGAGAGCTTGAAGGTCTCTTCTTAGACAAG GTTATTGCAAATCTGGGGCTTTGTATCTCCGTCTATGATATCAGGTCTATTGATGGTGGCTTTATCTTTCCTGGAGATGGCGCTTCGACCTATACG GTCCGTTTCAGGCTGGTTATGTTTCGTCCATTTGTGGGAGAGGTTATTGTCGCAAAACTTAAAGAATCTGATGCTAATGGCTTACGTT TGTCACTTGGcttttttgatgatatcttgatacCTGCACATCTAATGCCAAATCCATCCCACATAGAGCCTGATCCAGAAAACCA GAAACAATTGAAGTGGGTCTGGGAGTTTGAAGGTGCTAACTATCCTATTGATGAAATAGATGAG ATTCGCTTTCGTGTTCAGAATGTAAACTATCCTAAAATACCAATTGAGCAAGAAAAACTATCAACGCCCATTGAGGAAGAAAAACAATCAAATCCAGTTAAAGAAAAACAATCAAAACCATTTGCTCCCATGGTGATAACT ggCTCACTTGATGCAGATGGTTTAGGCCCCGTATCATGGTGGTAG
- the LOC127786562 gene encoding uncharacterized protein LOC127786562 isoform X2: MCFRRRPISPLAARRQPPTDVASADPSRSSPPTANPRRIDSPLSPLWLPPSLSARVADLVRSGRQWASLHTLETKRLEYLNRPNMFYLSEIEHTLRLPPSLLDLPLHDAIKGELEGLFLDKVIANLGLCISVYDIRSIDGGFIFPGDGASTYTVRFRLVMFRPFVGEVIVAKLKESDANGLRLSLGFFDDILIPAHLMPNPSHIEPDPENQKQLKWVWEFEGANYPIDEIDENVNYPKIPIEQEKLSTPIEEEKQSNPVKEKQSKPFAPMVITGSLDADGLGPVSWW; encoded by the exons ATGTGCTTTCGCCGCCGGCCCATCTCGCCGCTCGCCGCTCGCCGCCAACCGCCGACCGACGTTGCGTCCGCCGACCCATCTCGCAGCTCGCCGCCAACTGCCAACCCTCGACGCATCGACTCACCTCTCTCGCCGCTCTGGCTGCCGCCTAGCCTCTCGGCCCGAGTTGCAGATCTGGTGAGATCTG GCAGGCAGTGGGCATCGCTTCATACTCTAGAGACTAAGAGACTAGAG tACTTGAATAGGCCTAATATGTTCTACTTGAGTGAAATTGAGCACACGCTGCGACTGCCTCCCAGTCTCCTCGACCTTCCTCTCCATGATGCAATCAAGGGAGAGCTTGAAGGTCTCTTCTTAGACAAG GTTATTGCAAATCTGGGGCTTTGTATCTCCGTCTATGATATCAGGTCTATTGATGGTGGCTTTATCTTTCCTGGAGATGGCGCTTCGACCTATACG GTCCGTTTCAGGCTGGTTATGTTTCGTCCATTTGTGGGAGAGGTTATTGTCGCAAAACTTAAAGAATCTGATGCTAATGGCTTACGTT TGTCACTTGGcttttttgatgatatcttgatacCTGCACATCTAATGCCAAATCCATCCCACATAGAGCCTGATCCAGAAAACCA GAAACAATTGAAGTGGGTCTGGGAGTTTGAAGGTGCTAACTATCCTATTGATGAAATAGATGAG AATGTAAACTATCCTAAAATACCAATTGAGCAAGAAAAACTATCAACGCCCATTGAGGAAGAAAAACAATCAAATCCAGTTAAAGAAAAACAATCAAAACCATTTGCTCCCATGGTGATAACT ggCTCACTTGATGCAGATGGTTTAGGCCCCGTATCATGGTGGTAG
- the LOC127786502 gene encoding probable galacturonosyltransferase 6 isoform X1 yields the protein MKQIRRCTRIFILCFLSVSVFVPIFLLTNVLKNFDSRASEGFIGDLSSIKYRTDTIKLHAIEKEGGESLKEPPEVVYKDSDFSSVVDRGSSDGTITSVQSKNAKSSMGMERNGTSQGMKQDSQSTQWEQRSLTFGQEELSKQMTLQYNQKLQSQSRRLLDVKLKEAKDQLIRAKVYVRFALMASNSHLVKELKLRIKELERAVGDSRKDSDLSNSASKRMKAMEATLSKASRVYSDCPAMAKKLRAMTYSAEEQVRAQRRESKFLVQLTGRTTPKGHHCLSMRLTAEFFALQPEERQFPNQQRLHDPELYHFAVFSDHVLACGVVVSSTVSTSREPEKIVFHVVTDSLNLPAMSLWFLLNPPGNATIQIQSIDNFKWLTTMYGAALQKENSHDPRYTSALNHLRFYLPDIFPMLNKIVLLDHDVVVQRDLTELWSINMNGKVNGAVETCQVGEPSFRRMDMFVNFSDPMVARTFDREACTWAFGMNVFDLQEWRRKNLTKVYHKYLQLGYKRPLWMAGSLPLGWVTFYNHTVGLDRTWHVLGLGYEPGAKETDIEQAAVIHFDGVLKPWLDIGLEKYKDYWRRHVNYDHSYLQQCNIQR from the exons ATGAAGCAGATTCGTCGGTGCACGAGGATATTCATCCTCtgttttctctctgtttctgttTTCGTTCCAATCTTTCTACTCACCAATGTGCTCAAGAACTTCGATTCACGAG CGTCGGAAGGATTTATTGGAGATTTATCGAGTATT AAATATAGGACAGATACTATCAAACTGCACGCAATTGAGAAG GAAGGAGGGGAAAGCTTGAAAGAGCCGCCAGAAGTTGTGTACAAGGATAGTGATTTTAGTTCTGTGGTTGACCGAGGTTCATCTGATGGGACTATAACATCTGTCCAATCCAAAAATGCCAAAAGCAGTATGGGTATGGAAAGAAATG GTACTAGTCAGGGGATGAAGCAAGATAGTCAGTCAACTCAGTGGGAGCAACGGTCGTTGACATTTGGTCAAGAG GAACTGTCAAAACAAATGACACTTCAATACAATCAGAAGTTACAGTCTCAGTCAAGGAGGTTATTAGATGTGAAGTTAAAGGAAGCGAAAGATCAATTGATTAGGGCAAAGGTGTACGTGAGATTTGCACTAATGGCTAGCAACTCTCATTTAGTAAAAGAGTTGAAATTACGAATTAAAGAGCTAGAAAGAGCTGTTGGTGATTCTAGAAAGGATTCTGATTTATCAAACAG TGCTTCAAAGAGGATGAAAGCCATGGAGGCTACCTTGTCAAAAGCTAGCCGTGTTTACTCAGACTGCCCTGCCATGGCCAAGAAACTCCGAGCTATGACTTACAGTGCAGAAGAACAGGTTCGGGCGCAGAGAAGAGAGTCTAAATTTCTTGTGCAGCTTACTGGAAGGACCACTCCCAAAGGCCATCACTGCCTGTCAATGCGGTTGACTGCTGAATTCTTTGCCCTGCAGCCCGAGGAGCGGCAGTTCCCTAATCAACAGAGATTACATGATCCTGAACTCTATCACTTTGCTGTCTTCTCTGACCATGTGTTGGCTTGTGGTGTGGTTGTGAGCTCTACTGTTTCCACCTCTAGG GAACCAGAGAAGATAGTTTTTCATGTAGTGACAGATTCTCTAAACCTCCCGGCAATGTCGTTGTGGTTCTTATTAAATCCTCCCGGAAACGCCACTATACAGATCCAGAGCATAGACAATTTTAAGTGGTTGACTACCATGTACGGTGCAGCTCTGCAGAAGGAGAACTCTCATGACCCAAGATATACCTCTGCACTGAACCACCTCCGTTTTTACCTGCCAGACATTTTCCCTATGCTGAACAAGATTGTGCTCCTTGACCATGATGTGGTTGTACAGAGAGACTTGACAGAATTATGGAGCATCAATATGAATGGGAAAGTAAATGGAGCAGTGGAGACTTGTCAGGTAGGTGAGCCTTCATTCCGTAGGATGGATATGTTTGTCAACTTTTCAGACCCAATGGTAGCAAGGACATTTGATCGCGAGGCATGCACATGGGCATTTGGCATGAACGTTTTTGATCTTCAAGAGTGGAGgagaaaaaatttaactaaGGTTTACCATAAATATCTGCAATTG GGATATAAGAGGCCGTTGTGGATGGCAGGCAGCCTGCCGCTAGGTTGGGTCACCTTTTACAATCACACGGTGGGATTGGACAGGACATGGCATGTCCTTGGGCTTGGTTATGAGCCAGGCGCCAAAGAGACAGACATTGAACAAGCAGCAGTGATACACTTTGATGGAGTTCTGAAGCCATGGTTGGATATTGGACTAGAGAAGTACAAAGATTATTGGAGGAGACATGTCAACTATGACCACTCTTATCTCCAGCAGTGCAATATTCAGAGATAG
- the LOC127786502 gene encoding probable galacturonosyltransferase 6 isoform X3 has translation MIFYWFCEQKYRTDTIKLHAIEKEGGESLKEPPEVVYKDSDFSSVVDRGSSDGTITSVQSKNAKSSMGMERNGTSQGMKQDSQSTQWEQRSLTFGQEELSKQMTLQYNQKLQSQSRRLLDVKLKEAKDQLIRAKVYVRFALMASNSHLVKELKLRIKELERAVGDSRKDSDLSNSASKRMKAMEATLSKASRVYSDCPAMAKKLRAMTYSAEEQVRAQRRESKFLVQLTGRTTPKGHHCLSMRLTAEFFALQPEERQFPNQQRLHDPELYHFAVFSDHVLACGVVVSSTVSTSREPEKIVFHVVTDSLNLPAMSLWFLLNPPGNATIQIQSIDNFKWLTTMYGAALQKENSHDPRYTSALNHLRFYLPDIFPMLNKIVLLDHDVVVQRDLTELWSINMNGKVNGAVETCQVGEPSFRRMDMFVNFSDPMVARTFDREACTWAFGMNVFDLQEWRRKNLTKVYHKYLQLGYKRPLWMAGSLPLGWVTFYNHTVGLDRTWHVLGLGYEPGAKETDIEQAAVIHFDGVLKPWLDIGLEKYKDYWRRHVNYDHSYLQQCNIQR, from the exons aTGATATTTTATTGGTTCTGTGAGCAGAAATATAGGACAGATACTATCAAACTGCACGCAATTGAGAAG GAAGGAGGGGAAAGCTTGAAAGAGCCGCCAGAAGTTGTGTACAAGGATAGTGATTTTAGTTCTGTGGTTGACCGAGGTTCATCTGATGGGACTATAACATCTGTCCAATCCAAAAATGCCAAAAGCAGTATGGGTATGGAAAGAAATG GTACTAGTCAGGGGATGAAGCAAGATAGTCAGTCAACTCAGTGGGAGCAACGGTCGTTGACATTTGGTCAAGAG GAACTGTCAAAACAAATGACACTTCAATACAATCAGAAGTTACAGTCTCAGTCAAGGAGGTTATTAGATGTGAAGTTAAAGGAAGCGAAAGATCAATTGATTAGGGCAAAGGTGTACGTGAGATTTGCACTAATGGCTAGCAACTCTCATTTAGTAAAAGAGTTGAAATTACGAATTAAAGAGCTAGAAAGAGCTGTTGGTGATTCTAGAAAGGATTCTGATTTATCAAACAG TGCTTCAAAGAGGATGAAAGCCATGGAGGCTACCTTGTCAAAAGCTAGCCGTGTTTACTCAGACTGCCCTGCCATGGCCAAGAAACTCCGAGCTATGACTTACAGTGCAGAAGAACAGGTTCGGGCGCAGAGAAGAGAGTCTAAATTTCTTGTGCAGCTTACTGGAAGGACCACTCCCAAAGGCCATCACTGCCTGTCAATGCGGTTGACTGCTGAATTCTTTGCCCTGCAGCCCGAGGAGCGGCAGTTCCCTAATCAACAGAGATTACATGATCCTGAACTCTATCACTTTGCTGTCTTCTCTGACCATGTGTTGGCTTGTGGTGTGGTTGTGAGCTCTACTGTTTCCACCTCTAGG GAACCAGAGAAGATAGTTTTTCATGTAGTGACAGATTCTCTAAACCTCCCGGCAATGTCGTTGTGGTTCTTATTAAATCCTCCCGGAAACGCCACTATACAGATCCAGAGCATAGACAATTTTAAGTGGTTGACTACCATGTACGGTGCAGCTCTGCAGAAGGAGAACTCTCATGACCCAAGATATACCTCTGCACTGAACCACCTCCGTTTTTACCTGCCAGACATTTTCCCTATGCTGAACAAGATTGTGCTCCTTGACCATGATGTGGTTGTACAGAGAGACTTGACAGAATTATGGAGCATCAATATGAATGGGAAAGTAAATGGAGCAGTGGAGACTTGTCAGGTAGGTGAGCCTTCATTCCGTAGGATGGATATGTTTGTCAACTTTTCAGACCCAATGGTAGCAAGGACATTTGATCGCGAGGCATGCACATGGGCATTTGGCATGAACGTTTTTGATCTTCAAGAGTGGAGgagaaaaaatttaactaaGGTTTACCATAAATATCTGCAATTG GGATATAAGAGGCCGTTGTGGATGGCAGGCAGCCTGCCGCTAGGTTGGGTCACCTTTTACAATCACACGGTGGGATTGGACAGGACATGGCATGTCCTTGGGCTTGGTTATGAGCCAGGCGCCAAAGAGACAGACATTGAACAAGCAGCAGTGATACACTTTGATGGAGTTCTGAAGCCATGGTTGGATATTGGACTAGAGAAGTACAAAGATTATTGGAGGAGACATGTCAACTATGACCACTCTTATCTCCAGCAGTGCAATATTCAGAGATAG